The nucleotide sequence ACAGAGGTGTGAAAGGaaaggagaagagaagaagagcttacttgaattgaattgaattgaatgataCGTACGATGAAGGAAACGATATTTTTTGTAGCTAATAGAAAATTAGTGAAATTTGTAACcaacaaaacacaaaattaGTGAAATCTGATAATATATAGGAATGTTTGTTATCATATCTTTTTGTTTATATCGTATtacttttaactaaattaattatgatttttttcaaattcatgaTTTTCTTAATGTTTGttattacaaagaaaaatatctaaaaaaatgcacttaaactttacatatttttatatatcaaacaaattatgagtttttttacttGTAAGTTTGTTTATTAAAAACGAGTTTGATTAATGAATGAtagtgtcatttttttttaggaggcCAATTTTATTAACTTGATGGTTGGGGGAAAATACCACTACTATTGTCCAAGTTTTAAAGAGATTGCAAATAAGGATGagcaaaatcaattaaaatgatATGAAAAGTAATTTTCGTAAAATTAGTTGATAAAGATATTGAATAATGTACGTAAAGGTTGGGATTTGAATTATGACTATTCTGTTTTGTTTATTCACCTTCCAAAGATGAAGTTTTATCATTGGTCTACTTGATCCAAAAACAAATGATATAGAAAAGAGTTGTATGACCACATTGTGCTAGCATATGCACACACCGATTTGTCTCTTTGGGACCAAATCAAATTATACCATTTGAGTCTCTACTCTAGAGCAAACCATGAATTTTATTGATCAACCAAAGTAAGGGAGCGTAATTTGTATGGCCTTTCTTTTGCTATGTGAAAAAGTACCGAAAGTCTCTCTAAAAATGAAGTTTTTGATGTTCATTTCGCCAGCAATCAAGATTTCAATTTTATAAGTTACTTTCTAAAATATCTACTTAGTATAGCTCATAAAATATCTCCATAATTAATTTTACATCGTCAATGTATGTAAAGTAAAATTTTTAGATGAGTTGAACTTCATAGCTCAAACTCACGAAGAAATCTCAATGTTTGCGAGCGATATCCATCAAAGATGTTTTTAAAGGAGCCAACGTTCGttctcataaattattttttaaaacaagatTTCCATAAACTAAACTCTTAATTAACATACATTTATTTTATGCatatatttaatcatatttagTTACATAGACATTTGAAATTAAAAGTtcatttgatttcttaaaacttttgctaattttatttgttaaattggaaaaagaaatattcctgaaaataaatataattttcttgTAGTTTCGAAAAAAGGTATTCTAAGACCAAAAAATGTTTAGATGAGATGACACAAATCTCTTTCAGCTTAACCAATGGCATAGATAAGATGACATAAATCTCTTTCAGCTTAACAAATGGCATAGATTCAAATTCAGTCTTAGCCATGGAAcaacgttaaaactcttaggaaAATTTGTCATTCAATCGAGTCTCATAAGGCTCAAAAAATTAGTCTCCGCAGTTACACACAAAGGTATTCTAAGCCTTTAAAATGCAGGGTACTCCAAGCCTTTAAATGAATCTCTTTGActtgatttgtttatttaaattagTATAACTAAATATTTGAAcatgcataaaaaaattaaactaaattatatgaattaaatttaaagcATTCCTTTTCCCACACTATGcctttcctcgcgcgccctattttttttccaaaattacccTCGGAGCattccagattatataatccggaatggtGTTATCTTTTGTTAAAGGGTGAAAAATGAATAACGGATTTttccggattttgtaatccggaaacttcaaaaaataggacGCGTTACATGATGTTTCCGGATAACATGATCCGAAAACCCCCTAAGCACCctttttcaaggtaaaacagttcggattatataatccgaactgtatcagcacaaattctaaacatgtttgtaacatggatagtcattttagagataatattaatcattctaactctcatccttctgttttgggtcattgttaTCTGTTCTTAGTTAAAAACCGGGTTTTTCgggctacttgatcggattgctccgaaacttccccagaaaatcagaaaaaatttaAGGACCATGACTCCCTTAGAAGGAacttcttacgggactccgccctcaaaatccaaaattccatcgtttagacccatttttcatttttttttaatttttcatattctcagaaaaatccgaaaaaatttgcatttgttttatttgttttttgaaatttttttgtgctattttcatattcttagtttttttcttttaaaagtaaaactcaactgctgaaatgtgagagagtctgatggctgattatacataagaattgtctGGATTATAAATCtgaaatagtaaacatgaatccggattttaaaatccgaaatgCACAAGgacatttttggaaattttacagGACGCGGGAGAAGGCCATAGGatgagaaaagtaatagtcttaaATTTATTACTAAAttctgtccaaaaaaaatattagtgaaTGATAAAGCTTAAACTTTGTTTCTTCCATGTACATGAAGAAACTTTATTTGTCCTTCATTTTTCCgcttattcattttaaatagtgaatttttaaccattaaattatctgataaaaaataaagtttgctCGCGTACCTCATTTCTATCTTACCCATttcttacaaaaatattaaaaaaataattaactatcTATTATGCATTTAAtaaatatgttaatgttattcCACATACAGAATGGAATGTTTCCTATCCAAAAAAAGCATGGAATGCTTTAATCTTTTGGGATACCGACATTGAATTATTAAATACAAAGCATGCCACATTTTAAAGTTGATGTTAATCTCAACATCATTATGACCATGCATGctaagttttattttctttagagTCTGTTGGGTTCGAGAGTTTTAGAGAAAAGGGATGGGagcaaatattttaaatttgatgtatttggttcaaTTTATAAAGAAGTAGTCTTTCAAATttatagttattatttttttccagcATGACAGGGCCTCAAATTGAGTTTAATTTATCATGGATTTGAGATCTATATGTCCTCAATACCTCTTCTCTCTTAAATTCGGTACTCTCCTCAACCtattacattttattatttttaaataaaaatagaataaaaaactttttcttattttttttagaacacttcttgtaatttttttagaacatttcttgtaatttttaacTCATACGTGTTATATAAAATAACAGATCTCTAAGAACaaatattataaactttttttttctcttttaaaaagaaattgtgtttttttattaagggTCTATCTTTTCTATGAGAATCGGGTCTCCATTTTCATATGGACAGTCCAATCTTTACGAAACATTGATATGTTGTATGATTGTGAAGTGCAGTGAAATGAATAATTATGGAATTTTTtaattgcataatatatatacctTTTTGACCTACCACTTTTTATCTTCTCACCGTAATAGCAATGAAAGGagaaatatgatttcttttttgtttttgatgttccatttttacccttgtCATCAAATGTTGTATGCTCTTTAAACCAGTCGCAACAACAAAGGTTCTCAAACATGTAGAGGTGATAACCACAAAATTTATCATTACTTTTGATTTTTCCCCACTATTTAAGTACCTTTTGAGTAATTGCATGATCtaaatatcataattttttgtctattaaagtacttttaaatatttttaaggttTGAACGATGGCACTTAAGTGCAATtgggaaaataaattaaaattttcaatgatAGTTAATTGTCGTAGCAGGGAAACGACAATTAACTGTCATAGACAAGCAAACGACAATTAACATGGTGGAGATAAatgagtaacaaaaaaaaaagtgtctgaGAGCAATTTGTGAagtctaaagagcaattttccaaGTATGAAGAGCAATTTGGTGATATCAGTCATTAGACGGgcacttggtttttttttttttttcccttgtgAGTTAAGAAGATAATTGATCTATACACCCCTTATATTCTCGTAGACCCCCCTCCAAATCAGACATTTACTTATAGTGTATTTCAGCCTATGAGAAGTGTTATAGACACTATCTTTGAAAAACTCTCTCTAacacttatatttttattggtgAAATCCACATGGAtatcatattttgaaaatgGATCCCAATTAAATAGTGAGATTCACATAAATTTCACCAATAAAAGAGTTATGGTAGAGAGAATGTTAAAAAAAGAGGGTTCATAACATTTCTCTTCAACCTAAATATATTAACGGAAGAATCCTTTCAATAGCCAATGAAAAAGAGAGATTGAGAAATTATAGTTTGTGAATTTAACCCAATGTTACCTGACCCTACTTGAGCCAGctccatcctttttttttttttttttttttttttcttttataaaacaatCCTATATCTTATACACACAACTTTACTACTCTAAAAGCAAGTTTATTGGTTCAATCTTACACAAACCCTCTaaaaacatattattattattactactaccGGCGTCAAGAAGAAAAAcgagaaaatgataaaaagtaattaattaaagggtaaaattagaagaagaaaaaacgtcacaaaaacacaattttttttttatacaagtcgaaataagtttcatttttttagtgtCTAATAATTTTCAAGTATATATTCGGTTAACAAACATCAATTTTTGCAGTGTCATACAAAAAATTCATGTGACTTTTGTCTTAATGGTGTAACGTTATGTAATTATATAAGACggcaatttaaaataaaatgaaactaaaGCAGAACCATTTgtcaaaaatctaaaacaaaccaaaataaaaatgttgatgaaatccAACAacaatgatgttgttgagtgttgACCATAGTAACTCAAGGCAAAATTAATGGAGTCTAATATATCCTTTTCAGACAACAAAATAATAGTtgtcaattaaattaattataattatttattgagTAGTGTTAATTTGTGCCTTTAGGGCATATGTTAAGAAAcctaaaagaagaaatattctctaaaattttataCATTCAATGCATTTAAAAGTTAAAgactaaataaaatatacacattccaattatttatttttatatttgaatcattaaCTTGTACCTTAAAGGCACAACTTAACATTtcacttatttattatttattaagcaTACACATAAACTTGTACGAACGTGGTGTCACGATAGATACTCTTCTAGGTCGGTCCCACCAAGCCTTACTTCACTTCCCATTGTCCTGTCCTGTCTTCCATGAATCAAAACCTCAAAACActtcaaacctgtttttttgtttttaaggttcaaacacaacacaacaaccTTTGTTGTTTCATTCATTAATTTTTGCAACATGTGTAGTAGTTGGAGATGTCTTGTTTGGTTGGTTTTGACATTGAGCATGTTGTTGTTTGGGGAGAAGATGCATTGTCAAGAAATGAATGACTATGACCAACTTGATAACCCTGCTGTACTTCCCCTTATTACTCAGCTTGTTTATACCAGAATTTCCAATTTGACTTCAATTCTCAGCCAACAAATTAGTAAAGACTCCAATTTTTGTGTCAAAGATCCGTaagtccatttttttttctttctttctttgttgtttttttttttttttccattaatttGTTTGGCCATTTTGGTAAATTTCTTAGCTGAGCTGGGATGCATTCTTATTTGATAACTTTATAACAATGATGGGCAGGCATGTAGCAGACTAGtgggtttttttttgtcaagcagcctagtggctagaactcacacaatttaattgtggagaagtggggcgTCTGAGGTTAAAACCTCGGCCCCTGCAtgtaatatgcaatatccctaccgattgagctaagctcacgggaatcATTGTAATTTTTGGATGTTGGATGGTCCTTTTCATGATAATTAGATTTaggcctgtttggataaatgGCGTAATTAAGTGTTTATCAtacaagtgcttatgtataagctagtTCTacgataaaagataaaataaagtcaaacttttTCCATAAGTCATCCTGAAGAGCTTATGGACAGGCCATTAACtttttccataagctctctcaaagagcttcacaagtgtttatgctgGTAGATAACCTCAactaagtcaatccaaacgtaTATTTAGATTTAGAATCAAATGTTTTGTGAATGCATGGAATGGAAATTCATAActcaaaaaatagattcaatTCATTAACTTTGTACATGGGGTGCATTTAATCAATGCAAAATGCAATTGATTATTTTGAAGTGAGTAGCATAAAATTATTCTTCTAGTGTTTCAAATTTGGTGTTTTATTTAGATGAGCTTAAAGAAAGACACTTTATGATATTAACTGATAAAGAAATCAGTGAGAGATTATACTTATTCCGCATTTGAATTAGTTGTTGGCCCTAGATTTAATTATGACTGAATTTATGAGTTGTGGCCTTCAATTTAGTTTcatgaaaatattaaaagaaaaaaaggaagttgGATTGTGTTATGTGAATTGCAGACTGATGCATTtcaattttctgttagtgactTGAACTTATTACTTGGACATGATAGGACAATACTAATGTAGACATTGATTTAACTGTGAAACGTAATTTTATTGTTTCAGGGATTCTGATTGGAATCAGGCCTTTAATTTTTCATCAGATTTGCGCTTCTTGTCATCTTGCATTAAAAAGACGAAAGGTATGAACAATGGCATTTAGAAATAAACCATGCATCCTTTTACTTTCTGCTTCTTAGAAAATATATCGGAACAAACAAGGCACATTCTTTTTtgctttagatttttttattctgTTTCTGAGAAGCAAATTAGACATGTTCATTGTTTGTTAGAATCTTAAGGAGCTCATGTTCATACACGaggaaacaaaaattattagaaTGTAGCACTAGTACATGCTTATTGGTCTATAAggatgaaaaatattgaaactAATATGGATTCAAGTTGTGAGGGATAAGGTTTGTAGTTTTTTCTAATCTCAAGTAGGCTTTTGGTACTATCATTGACTTCAAGAAAATGCTAGTGCTGTGGCTATAGGGTTTACAGTTCAAAGAAGGCCCCTATTAGCTCGTTGTTTGTATTCTCATGCCACTATAGTGCACTTCATCTTCCATTTCATCTTACGAAAACAAGTTTTTGTCGTAACCCTCCGGTTCCAGGGGAAGAGGCCCTTGGTCATCCGGAATTCGGCCGGGAAGTAAGTCAAGCTTGGCTAAGGATTGTTCCAGCCATAATTCAAACCCGGGTTCTACAGAACGATTCAACATTTGTCTTTTCTAAAACCAAGATGACTAAATAAGTGAAATGAGCAGTATTTGAATTTCTGTTCTCTACCATAAACGTGTTGCATGCACAATTCTTCTTATGCTTTGGTTTATGATGACAGGAGATATTTCAAACCGCTTGTGTACAGCCGCAGAAGTCAAGTTTTACTTAAATAGTTTAATGGAGAAATCTTCAAGTGCCAATTATTTAAAGCCTAACAGGAACTGTAATTTAACCTCATGGGTTTCTGGTTGTGAGCCCGGATGGGCCTGTAGTGTTCCCTCAGGCCAGAAGATTGACCTTAAAGATTCAAAGGAGATGCCTGCTAGAACTTCAAACTGTCGAGCATGTTGTGAAGGCTTCTTTTGTCCTCATGGCATCACATGCATGATACGTAAGTATAATGACAACAATGTTCAAAATTCTTGATTTCTTTCTTCATCACCGATGACTAAAGAAAGCTTCTATAAGATAATGtgctaatttttttatcaatagtagTGAGGCATAATAACATTGTATGTAATAAcaataatgattttttatattctttcaaaaaaataatgattatcGATATGTATGGCAAAAGCCGTCTCTGATTCTTTTATCTCTTTTGGGAATTGGAAATATTGTTCTTGAAGCATGCCCTCTAGGCTCATATTGCCCCATTGCTACACTCAATAAAACAACTGGCGTATGTGAACCGTGAGTTATAATTCTGACCCTAAGTTTTGTTTTCTCAAGATGTTGCTTGCATTCTGTCTGCATCGAACTAATCTATGGATATATTTCTGCAGATATCTTTATCAACTACCTCCAATGCAGCCAAATCATACATGCGGAGGAGCAAATGTTTGGGCTGATTTTAGTAGCAGTAGTGAAACATTTTGCTCAGCTGGATCTTATTGTCCAACAACCACCACAAAATTTCCGTGCAGTAGTGGGTATTATTTTGCTCCAACACTTGATTGCACTTTATGAACTACCAAACTTTTTAGTATACttgttatacttttttttgaggatttttaaaataaattactgTGCCTCTATTGATTCATTCTTAGAAATTTTCTTAACATTTTCGCATGAAATTTCAGGCATTACTGCAGGACGGGTTCCACATCTGCGAAAAGTAAGATATCTAATGATGAATACTTGCGGCAATATATCTGCGTTAGATCTCAGATTTACAAATCAATTTTTGACTGTATATATTCAAAGTGCATATGACCGTTTGCTGATTGTCGCTTGTAGGATGTTTTAAGCTGAGTTCATGTAATTCTAACACAGCAACCCAAAACATGCATGCATATGGAGTTATGCTCATTGTAAGTTATCATATCTCGTGGttcttgttttttaatttttaaatagtttttactTCATGTGCAAAGATGATCTAAGATTAACGGTCTATGCTTAGTACTATGTCACATAGAGAAACATAGATGCTTAATGGTCGACGCGTGCACACACTGACACGCACGCGCAAGGAGAGAGATGAAGTTGGTAGAAAGTTAACACTCTTTAACTGCTTATGCAGGCTGCTTTGAGTACTTTGCTACTCATTATTTACAACTGTTCTGACCAAGTTCTAACTACTAGGGAAAGGAGAGTGGCAAAATCAAGAGAATCAGCAGCTAGAAGTGCAAGGAAAACTGCAAATGCACACCAAAGATGGAAAGTTGCAAAAGATGCTGCTAAAAAAGGTGCAACTGGGCTGCAAGCTCAATTATCACGCAAGTTCTCTCGTAAAAAGGACGAAGAAAATcttgaaaaagttaaaattttgaatcaagagacttctgaaACAGATGTTGAATTGTTGCCGCATTCACAACCTTCAAACATGGTTGCAAGTTCCTCTGCAGTGCCAACTGAAAAGGGAAAAACTCCAAGTGGACtaatgcacatgatgcatgaaattgaaaatgaccCGCATGTTAACTATAATCCAAACACAGGAAAAGAAACTAGACATAAAAGTGCTACAAAGGAAAAACAGCCACAAACTAACACACAAATTTTTAAGTATGCATATGCTCAgcttgaaaaagaaaaggctCAGCAACAAGAAAACAAGAACCTTACCTTCTCAGGAGTACTAAAAATGGCTACAAATACTGAGAAAAGTAAGAGGCCTTTTATTGAGATTTCTTTCAGAGATCTGACTCTTACACTGAAAGctcaaaacaaacatatattgaGAAATGTAACCGGGAAAATCAAACCTGGCCGTATCACCGCTATCATGGGCCCGTCAGGGGCTGGCAAGACAACATTTCTTTCAGCTCTAGCTGGAAAAGCACTTGGATGCTTGGTTACTGGTTCAATTCTGATAAATGGAAGGAATGAATCAATTCATTCCTTTAAGAAAATTATTGGCTTCGTGCCACAAGATGATGTAGTTCATGGAAACTTGACTGTGGAAGAGAATCTCTGGTTCAGTGCACAGTGCAGGTATATTATGTTTGACATTTTACCTGCAGTATTTTCTAAATCATTTTAATTGCCTTCACACACTTACTTTTGTATGCTTGTGTATGTGTGTATTcaaatgaaattttgttaaaGGCTATCAGCTGATTTGTCAAAACCAGAAAAAGTTCTGGTTGTTGAAAGAGTTATTGAATTCTTGGGGCTTCAATCTGTGAGGAATTCCGTGGTTGGAACCGTGGAAAAGCGAGGGGTCTCTGGAGGCCAAAGGAAGCGGGTAAATGTTGGATTAGAAATGGTTATGGAACCTTCACTTTTGATGTTAGATGAACCAACATCTGGCCTGGACAGTGCATCATCTCAGCTCCTTCTAAGAGCACTAAGACGTGAAGCGCTTGAGGGAGTGAACATTTGCATGGTGGTTCATCAACCAAGGTAAATTTTAACTGTTGCTTTTTATGCTATTTTCTTTTCTGTTACTATTTGCTGtactaaaaatttattttattcttatcaTGAAACAAAGCATCTCACAAGGATTCTCTAACCTGCCCTTCAAGGATTCAAACTTTGGCCCTATTTTATTAGAACTGTTCCTAAACCTATCAAAGACACAAATAAgattaaatatgatttattacTTAAGATTCATAAACCTAAGTCTATCTTACTAAtacaatccttcaaaaaaagaagaaaaaaaatctgactaATACAAAGCAAGACTAAGAAAAATTTCCCAAATGAactgaaagaaaaatataagaagaatgaaacttaattaacccaacaACTCcagttatttataaaataattgtatgCCATTATTAATACAATCACATACTTCCTTAGGACaatattatgtgaatatattGTATTATTACTTATTACTAAATGACTGCATTTGTGTGCTCTTTAGGTTTTAGATGATTTTTCATTTCTATTTCATGTTGTAGACTCATGCACCTTATAATAGTACACACTATTTTTCGTTTTGCTTTGAACAAGttggtgataaaaaaaatatgcatctGATTACAGTACACATTTGTTTTCAAATGGTCCTTGTTTGTTATCTATAACAGAAGCCATTCTGAAGATTGATATCATACATCACGCTTTAATTTAGATTTGTTAACAAAAAGATTATGTTCACTTTGATTTATTAATGAT is from Medicago truncatula cultivar Jemalong A17 chromosome 1, MtrunA17r5.0-ANR, whole genome shotgun sequence and encodes:
- the LOC11417813 gene encoding ABC transporter G family member 24 isoform X2, with protein sequence MCSSWRCLVWLVLTLSMLLFGEKMHCQEMNDYDQLDNPAVLPLITQLVYTRISNLTSILSQQISKDSNFCVKDPDSDWNQAFNFSSDLRFLSSCIKKTKGDISNRLCTAAEVKFYLNSLMEKSSSANYLKPNRNCNLTSWVSGCEPGWACSVPSGQKIDLKDSKEMPARTSNCRACCEGFFCPHGITCMIPCPLGSYCPIATLNKTTGVCEPYLYQLPPMQPNHTCGGANVWADFSSSSETFCSAGSYCPTTTTKFPCSSGHYCRTGSTSAKRCFKLSSCNSNTATQNMHAYGVMLIAALSTLLLIIYNCSDQVLTTRERRVAKSRESAARSARKTANAHQRWKVAKDAAKKGATGLQAQLSRKFSRKKDEENLEKVKILNQETSETDVELLPHSQPSNMVASSSAVPTEKGKTPSGLMHMMHEIENDPHVNYNPNTGKETRHKSATKEKQPQTNTQIFKYAYAQLEKEKAQQQENKNLTFSGVLKMATNTEKSKRPFIEISFRDLTLTLKAQNKHILRNVTGKIKPGRITAIMGPSGAGKTTFLSALAGKALGCLVTGSILINGRNESIHSFKKIIGFVPQDDVVHGNLTVEENLWFSAQCRLSADLSKPEKVLVVERVIEFLGLQSVRNSVVGTVEKRGVSGGQRKRVNVGLEMVMEPSLLMLDEPTSGLDSASSQLLLRALRREALEGVNICMVVHQPSYALFNMFDDLILLGKGGLMVYHGSAKKVEEYFSGLGINVPERINPPDYYIDILEGIAAPGGSSGLSYQDLPVKWMLHNEYPIPLDMRQHAAQFGIPQSVNSANDLGEVGKTFAGELWNDVRSNVELRGEKIRLNFLKSKDLSNRKTPGVFKQYKYFLIRVGKQRLREARIQAVDYLILLLAGACLGSITKSSDQTFGASGYTYTVIALFYAK
- the LOC11417813 gene encoding ABC transporter G family member 24 isoform X1, with amino-acid sequence MCSSWRCLVWLVLTLSMLLFGEKMHCQEMNDYDQLDNPAVLPLITQLVYTRISNLTSILSQQISKDSNFCVKDPDSDWNQAFNFSSDLRFLSSCIKKTKGDISNRLCTAAEVKFYLNSLMEKSSSANYLKPNRNCNLTSWVSGCEPGWACSVPSGQKIDLKDSKEMPARTSNCRACCEGFFCPHGITCMIPCPLGSYCPIATLNKTTGVCEPYLYQLPPMQPNHTCGGANVWADFSSSSETFCSAGSYCPTTTTKFPCSSGHYCRTGSTSAKRCFKLSSCNSNTATQNMHAYGVMLIAALSTLLLIIYNCSDQVLTTRERRVAKSRESAARSARKTANAHQRWKVAKDAAKKGATGLQAQLSRKFSRKKDEENLEKVKILNQETSETDVELLPHSQPSNMVASSSAVPTEKGKTPSGLMHMMHEIENDPHVNYNPNTGKETRHKSATKEKQPQTNTQIFKYAYAQLEKEKAQQQENKNLTFSGVLKMATNTEKSKRPFIEISFRDLTLTLKAQNKHILRNVTGKIKPGRITAIMGPSGAGKTTFLSALAGKALGCLVTGSILINGRNESIHSFKKIIGFVPQDDVVHGNLTVEENLWFSAQCRLSADLSKPEKVLVVERVIEFLGLQSVRNSVVGTVEKRGVSGGQRKRVNVGLEMVMEPSLLMLDEPTSGLDSASSQLLLRALRREALEGVNICMVVHQPSYALFNMFDDLILLGKGGLMVYHGSAKKVEEYFSGLGINVPERINPPDYYIDILEGIAAPGGSSGLSYQDLPVKWMLHNEYPIPLDMRQHAAQFGIPQSVNSANDLGEVGKTFAGELWNDVRSNVELRGEKIRLNFLKSKDLSNRKTPGVFKQYKYFLIRVGKQRLREARIQAVDYLILLLAGACLGSITKSSDQTFGASGYTYTVIAVSLLCKIAALRSFSLDKLHYWRESDSGMSSLAYFLSKDTMDHFNTVIKPVVYLSMFYFLTNPRSTFTDNYIVLLCLVYCVTGIAYALSIVFEPGAAQLWSVLLPVVSTLIATQQKDSKILKAIANLCYSKWALQALVIANAERYQGVWLITRCGSLLKSGYNLHDWSLCISILILMGVIGRAIAFFCMVTFKKK